A window from Aeromonas rivipollensis encodes these proteins:
- a CDS encoding gamma carbonic anhydrase family protein, with the protein MDLRLRSYKGKRPQLGKRVYVDPCATLVGDIVLGDDASIWPLVAARGDVNHIRIGARSNVQDGTVLHLSRRSTANPDGYPLLIGEDVTVGHKAMLHGCTIGNRVLVGMGAILLDGVVVEDDVMIGAGSLVPPGKRLASGFLYMGNPAKQARPLKPAEIAFLKTSADNYVLLKDEYLQEA; encoded by the coding sequence ATGGACTTGCGACTGAGATCCTACAAAGGAAAACGCCCACAACTGGGCAAACGGGTATATGTGGACCCCTGCGCCACCCTGGTGGGAGACATAGTGCTCGGCGACGATGCCAGCATCTGGCCCCTAGTGGCGGCACGGGGGGACGTGAACCACATTCGCATCGGCGCCCGCAGCAATGTACAGGACGGCACTGTTCTTCACCTCAGCCGCAGGAGCACCGCCAATCCCGACGGTTATCCCCTGCTGATCGGGGAAGACGTCACCGTGGGCCACAAGGCCATGCTGCACGGCTGCACCATAGGCAACCGGGTGCTGGTCGGCATGGGGGCCATACTGCTGGATGGGGTGGTCGTCGAGGATGATGTGATGATAGGTGCCGGCTCTCTGGTGCCACCGGGCAAGCGGCTCGCATCCGGCTTTCTCTACATGGGGAACCCGGCCAAGCAGGCGCGGCCGCTCAAGCCGGCAGAGATTGCCTTTCTGAAGACCTCGGCCGACAACTACGTCCTGCTCAAGGATGAGTATCTGCAAGAGGCTTGA
- the cysE gene encoding serine O-acetyltransferase → MDDLVAQTWQKIQQEAQSMAAQEPMLASFFHSTILNHSDLRSALSFQLANKLDSTTMPAIALREVIELALRSEPELLAAVAADICAVQDRDPAVDLFSTPLLYLKGFHALQGYRVANWLWRQGRRSLALYLQNQISVVFGVDVHPAARIGKGIMFDHATGIVVGETAVIENDVSILQSVTLGGTGKESGDRHPKIREGVMIGAGAKVLGNIEVGVGAKIGAGSVVINPVPPHTTVAGVPAKIVGRPECDKPSLDMDQCL, encoded by the coding sequence ATGGATGATCTGGTTGCCCAGACGTGGCAAAAAATTCAGCAGGAAGCGCAGAGCATGGCGGCCCAGGAGCCCATGCTGGCCAGCTTCTTTCACTCCACCATTCTCAATCACAGTGATCTGCGCTCGGCGCTGAGCTTCCAGCTCGCCAACAAGCTCGACAGCACCACAATGCCGGCCATTGCCCTGCGCGAGGTGATCGAGCTGGCCCTGCGCAGCGAACCCGAGTTGCTGGCCGCTGTGGCCGCCGACATCTGCGCCGTGCAGGACAGGGATCCCGCCGTCGACCTCTTCTCGACGCCGCTGCTCTACCTCAAGGGGTTCCATGCCCTCCAGGGCTACCGGGTCGCCAACTGGCTGTGGCGCCAGGGGCGTCGCTCGCTGGCGCTCTACCTGCAAAACCAGATCTCAGTAGTGTTCGGGGTCGACGTGCACCCGGCCGCGCGGATCGGCAAGGGCATCATGTTTGACCACGCCACCGGCATAGTGGTCGGGGAGACCGCGGTGATCGAGAACGACGTCTCCATCCTGCAGAGCGTGACCCTGGGGGGCACCGGCAAGGAGAGTGGCGACCGCCATCCCAAGATCCGCGAAGGGGTGATGATAGGGGCGGGCGCCAAGGTGCTCGGCAACATAGAGGTGGGGGTCGGCGCCAAGATAGGGGCCGGCAGCGTGGTGATCAATCCGGTGCCACCCCACACCACGGTCGCCGGCGTGCCCGCCAAGATAGTGGGCCGACCCGAGTGCGACAAACCCTCCCTGGACATGGATCAGTGTCTCTGA
- a CDS encoding ATP-binding protein has protein sequence MKPARTFNGLSTQIFLWFWFMLLLVLAAVVTLPTLDPRNTIPLPEHEMARMNNNLRALQAGADPNQDFDLQQAITAAGLLPVDNVYLRDAKGQMQSTTRLSKFVIRFMLDADNPAKPMLGSEHQRAIAGPFQMQHHGQSYHVYFGLNVENSYLFLFIQILDHPIQILGIAMLVSTPLCLLLAWRLTRPILQLQQSVSQLAQGKLETRIPNLGRRDEIGQLADHVSHMVDTLKRMIQKQKQLLSDISHELRSPLTRIQLAQALIRRKQGDSSELARIESEIARLDKLIGDLLDLSRVQQHVEAPVTLPLADLLEPILDDAMFEANQNGKQLRLPPLPTESLRMWPELLARALENPLRNALKYAREFIKVDWYQEGREWVMTIRDDGPGVPVEQQPMLFLPFFRVDDARNAKTGGTGLGLAIAAEAIQRHGGTIKASNNHPTGLVITIRLPMV, from the coding sequence ATGAAACCGGCCCGCACCTTCAATGGCCTCTCCACCCAGATCTTCCTCTGGTTCTGGTTCATGCTGCTGCTCGTGCTGGCCGCCGTGGTGACACTGCCCACCCTGGATCCCCGCAACACCATCCCCCTGCCCGAGCACGAGATGGCCAGGATGAACAACAACCTGCGAGCGCTGCAGGCCGGTGCCGACCCGAACCAGGATTTCGATCTGCAACAGGCCATCACAGCGGCCGGGCTGTTGCCGGTAGACAACGTCTACCTGCGTGACGCCAAGGGCCAGATGCAATCCACCACCCGGCTGAGCAAGTTCGTCATCCGCTTCATGCTGGACGCCGACAACCCGGCCAAGCCCATGCTGGGCAGCGAACACCAGCGGGCCATCGCCGGCCCCTTCCAGATGCAGCATCACGGCCAGAGCTACCACGTCTACTTCGGGCTCAACGTCGAAAACTCCTATCTGTTCCTGTTTATCCAGATCTTGGATCACCCCATCCAGATCCTGGGCATCGCCATGCTGGTCAGCACCCCCCTCTGTCTGCTGCTGGCCTGGCGGCTGACCCGCCCCATACTGCAGTTGCAGCAGTCGGTCTCCCAGTTGGCGCAGGGCAAGCTGGAGACGCGGATCCCCAACCTGGGGCGGCGGGACGAGATAGGTCAGCTGGCGGATCATGTCAGCCACATGGTGGACACCCTCAAGCGCATGATCCAGAAGCAGAAACAGTTGCTGTCAGACATCTCGCACGAACTGCGCAGCCCCCTCACCCGCATTCAGCTGGCGCAGGCCTTGATCCGCCGCAAGCAGGGGGACAGCTCGGAGCTCGCGCGGATCGAGAGCGAAATCGCCCGGCTCGACAAGCTGATCGGTGACCTGCTGGATCTGTCCCGGGTCCAGCAGCACGTGGAAGCCCCGGTGACCCTGCCCCTGGCGGATCTGCTGGAGCCCATACTGGACGATGCCATGTTCGAGGCCAATCAGAATGGCAAGCAGCTCAGGCTGCCGCCGCTGCCGACCGAGTCGCTGCGGATGTGGCCAGAGCTGCTGGCGAGGGCCCTGGAGAACCCGCTGCGCAATGCGCTCAAGTATGCCCGCGAGTTCATCAAGGTGGATTGGTATCAGGAGGGACGGGAGTGGGTAATGACCATCAGGGATGACGGCCCCGGCGTGCCGGTGGAGCAGCAGCCCATGCTGTTCCTGCCCTTCTTCCGGGTCGACGATGCCCGCAACGCCAAGACAGGCGGCACCGGGCTCGGCCTCGCCATCGCCGCCGAGGCGATCCAGCGCCATGGCGGCACCATCAAGGCCAGCAACAATCACCCGACCGGGCTCGTCATCACCATACGCCTGCCCATGGTGTGA
- a CDS encoding cell division protein ZapB translates to MSLEVLEQLESKVQSAVDNISLLKMELDELKEQNNKLQDENHQLRNEHVAWQERLRALLGKMDQMGDAI, encoded by the coding sequence ATGTCACTAGAAGTCCTTGAGCAACTCGAATCCAAAGTACAATCCGCCGTCGACAACATCTCCCTGCTGAAAATGGAGCTGGACGAGCTGAAAGAGCAGAACAACAAGCTGCAAGACGAGAACCATCAGCTGCGCAACGAGCACGTTGCCTGGCAGGAACGTCTGCGCGCCCTGCTGGGCAAGATGGACCAGATGGGCGATGCCATCTGA
- the trmL gene encoding tRNA (uridine(34)/cytosine(34)/5-carboxymethylaminomethyluridine(34)-2'-O)-methyltransferase TrmL: protein MLDIVLYQPEIPPNTGNIIRLCANTGYRLHLIEPLGFAWDDKRVKRAGLDYHEFAEVKRWPSYEAFLAAVAPRRVFACTTKGRTAHSAAQFAPGDALLFGPESRGLPAEIIESLPFEQRLRIPMLPQSRSMNLANAVAVFVYESWRQFGYEGSL, encoded by the coding sequence ATGCTCGACATAGTGCTCTATCAACCGGAAATCCCGCCCAACACCGGCAATATCATCCGCCTCTGTGCCAACACCGGCTACCGGCTGCACCTGATAGAGCCCCTGGGTTTCGCCTGGGATGACAAGCGGGTGAAGCGGGCCGGACTCGACTATCACGAGTTTGCCGAGGTGAAGCGCTGGCCGAGCTATGAGGCCTTCCTCGCGGCCGTGGCCCCCAGGCGGGTGTTCGCCTGCACCACCAAGGGACGCACCGCTCACTCGGCGGCGCAGTTTGCCCCGGGGGATGCCCTGCTGTTCGGGCCAGAGAGTCGCGGGTTGCCGGCGGAGATCATAGAGAGCCTGCCGTTCGAGCAGCGGCTGCGCATTCCCATGTTGCCCCAGAGCCGCAGCATGAATCTGGCCAACGCGGTCGCGGTCTTCGTCTACGAGAGCTGGCGCCAGTTCGGCTATGAGGGATCCCTCTAG
- a CDS encoding response regulator — MNKILLVDDDLELTQLLTEILTLEGFDVTVAEDGEEGLLRLAEQAFDLVLLDVMMPRLNGFAMLTRLRKTHDTPVLMLTARGDSQDRVNGLEAGADDYLAKPFDDRELLARVRAILRRTQNPSPQRGTSDELRFMDLVLQPGLQQARCDDQLLELTATEFGLLECLLRSPGQIVSKNLLSEQVLGKKLEPFDRAIDMHLSNLRKKLPERSDGQPRFKTVRGRGYLWLEQA, encoded by the coding sequence ATGAACAAAATACTCCTGGTCGACGACGATCTCGAACTGACCCAGCTGCTCACCGAAATCCTGACCCTGGAAGGGTTTGACGTCACCGTCGCCGAGGATGGGGAGGAGGGGCTGCTGCGGCTGGCAGAGCAGGCATTCGATCTGGTGTTGCTGGACGTCATGATGCCCAGACTCAACGGGTTCGCCATGCTGACCAGGCTGCGCAAGACCCACGACACCCCTGTGCTGATGCTGACCGCCCGGGGCGACAGCCAGGACAGGGTCAACGGGCTCGAAGCGGGGGCCGATGACTATCTGGCCAAGCCCTTCGACGACAGGGAACTGCTGGCGCGGGTGCGCGCCATCTTGCGCCGCACCCAGAATCCCTCCCCCCAGCGCGGCACCTCCGACGAGCTGCGCTTCATGGATCTGGTGCTGCAACCCGGCCTGCAGCAGGCCCGCTGCGACGATCAGCTGCTGGAGCTCACCGCCACCGAGTTCGGCCTGCTGGAGTGCCTGCTGCGCAGCCCGGGCCAGATCGTCAGCAAGAACCTGTTGTCCGAACAGGTGCTTGGCAAGAAGCTCGAGCCCTTCGATCGGGCCATCGACATGCACCTGAGCAACCTGCGCAAGAAGCTGCCTGAACGCAGCGATGGCCAGCCCCGCTTCAAGACGGTGCGTGGCCGAGGCTACCTCTGGCTGGAGCAGGCATGA
- the elbB gene encoding isoprenoid biosynthesis glyoxalase ElbB: protein MKKVAVILSGCGVFDGAEIHEAVISLLALARQGATTQCFAPDVPQLHVINHLTGEVSEGESRNVLVEAARICRGQIRNVAELDAADFDALLVPGGFGAAKNLCDFAVQGANCQIQPDVLKACQSFARARKPAAYICIAPAMIPLIYGAGTLATIGHDEGAANAIEAMGGSHLNCPVSEFVVDQERKVISTPAYMLANNIVEAADGIEKTVKQLLTM from the coding sequence ATGAAAAAAGTGGCCGTGATCTTGAGTGGCTGTGGCGTGTTTGATGGCGCCGAGATCCATGAAGCCGTCATCAGCCTGCTGGCACTGGCCCGTCAGGGCGCCACCACCCAGTGCTTCGCGCCCGACGTGCCTCAATTGCACGTCATCAACCACCTGACCGGCGAGGTGAGCGAGGGGGAGAGCCGCAACGTGCTGGTCGAGGCTGCCCGTATCTGCCGTGGCCAGATCAGGAATGTGGCCGAGCTGGATGCGGCCGATTTCGATGCCCTGCTGGTGCCCGGTGGCTTTGGCGCCGCCAAGAATCTGTGCGACTTCGCCGTCCAGGGTGCAAACTGCCAGATCCAGCCCGATGTGCTGAAGGCGTGCCAGAGCTTTGCCAGGGCCCGCAAACCGGCGGCCTACATCTGCATAGCGCCAGCCATGATACCCCTCATCTATGGCGCCGGCACCCTGGCCACCATAGGCCATGACGAGGGCGCCGCCAACGCCATCGAAGCCATGGGAGGCAGCCATCTCAACTGCCCGGTCAGCGAGTTCGTGGTGGATCAGGAACGCAAGGTCATCTCGACTCCCGCTTATATGCTGGCAAACAACATAGTGGAAGCGGCCGATGGCATAGAGAAGACGGTCAAGCAGCTGCTCACTATGTAG
- a CDS encoding cation diffusion facilitator family transporter — MSHQHYSRWVTLASTAAVVTATLLILGKLIAWLMTDSSSLLASLTDSFMDVSASIINLLAIRYALAPADEEHRFGHGKAESLAGLIQSAFISGSALLLMMHGISSMLNQVPVVRLEAGIWVSAGSILLTLLLVSFQSLVIRKTNSVAIKADMLHYRSDLLLNAGVLVALVMAGQGWHWADGLFAILIGLFLVWGAAHIGYESVQALLDRQLPEEEQARIMALCCAVEGVHGVHDLRTRQSGPTRFVQLHLELDDQLPLVQAHQIADEAELAVRQSFERMEVIIHMDPISVLTKEQQGTHPEQQ, encoded by the coding sequence TTGAGCCACCAACACTATTCCCGCTGGGTCACCCTGGCCAGCACGGCGGCGGTCGTCACCGCCACTCTGCTGATCCTGGGCAAGCTGATCGCCTGGTTGATGACGGACTCTTCCAGCCTGCTGGCGTCCCTCACCGACTCCTTCATGGATGTGAGCGCCTCCATCATCAACCTGCTGGCCATCCGGTATGCACTGGCCCCCGCCGACGAGGAGCATCGCTTCGGCCATGGCAAGGCGGAGTCCCTGGCGGGTCTGATCCAGTCGGCCTTCATCTCGGGCTCTGCCCTGCTGCTGATGATGCATGGCATCTCGTCGATGCTGAACCAGGTTCCCGTGGTGCGGCTCGAGGCCGGGATCTGGGTCAGTGCCGGCTCCATCCTGCTGACATTGCTGCTGGTGAGCTTCCAGAGTCTCGTCATTCGCAAGACCAACAGCGTGGCCATCAAGGCCGACATGCTGCACTACCGCTCGGACTTGCTGCTCAATGCCGGTGTCCTGGTGGCGCTGGTGATGGCGGGGCAGGGGTGGCACTGGGCCGATGGCCTGTTTGCCATCCTGATCGGGCTATTCCTGGTGTGGGGGGCCGCCCATATTGGCTACGAATCGGTACAGGCCCTGCTCGATCGTCAGTTGCCAGAGGAAGAACAAGCGAGAATAATGGCGCTCTGCTGTGCCGTAGAGGGGGTGCATGGCGTACATGATCTGCGTACCCGTCAATCCGGGCCGACCCGCTTCGTGCAGCTGCATCTGGAACTGGATGATCAACTGCCCCTGGTCCAGGCCCATCAGATAGCCGACGAGGCTGAACTGGCGGTCCGCCAGTCCTTTGAGCGGATGGAGGTGATCATTCACATGGACCCCATCTCGGTGCTGACAAAAGAACAACAAGGCACTCACCCTGAACAACAGTAG
- the dinF gene encoding MATE family efflux transporter DinF, translating to MPSWLRDPRRHRAVFALALPMVFSNVTTPLLGLVDTWVIGHLGQAWFLGGVSVGATLINLLFWLLGFLRMSTTGLTAQAQGAASAEGQLDTLARALGLAIGLGLALLLLVLPFLPAIIGLSGGSPEVQGYAGDYVSVRIWSAPAALCNLVIMGWLLGMQDARSPMLLLILSNLVNMVLDAWFVLGLGWQVRGVAAASLLADYSSLGVGLWLVSRRLHHLSAEVWQDAWSRWWRWPAVRRLLGLNRDIFIRSLCLQLCFAFMTLQGARLGDVAVAANAVLLNFLMLISYGLDGFAYAVEAMVGRAIGRRDRQGLREAIVLNLGWALLIALAFALGFALGGRQLIAHITDIPAVIAEANRQLPWLIAMPLLAVWCFLLDGVFIGATRAREMRNSMLVAVFAGFFPIWWLCQGWGVAALWAAMAALMTGRGLTLGWLCWHLERDGRLLGQGREPA from the coding sequence ATGCCGTCCTGGCTGAGGGATCCTCGTCGCCACCGGGCCGTGTTTGCCCTGGCCCTGCCCATGGTGTTCTCCAACGTCACCACCCCCTTGCTCGGCCTGGTGGATACCTGGGTGATCGGTCATCTTGGTCAGGCCTGGTTCCTCGGGGGCGTCTCGGTCGGGGCGACCCTCATCAACCTCCTCTTCTGGCTGCTCGGCTTCCTGCGCATGTCCACCACTGGCCTGACCGCCCAGGCTCAGGGCGCCGCCAGCGCCGAGGGGCAGCTGGACACCCTGGCGCGGGCGCTCGGCCTCGCCATCGGGCTGGGGCTGGCCCTGTTGCTGCTGGTGCTGCCTTTCTTGCCGGCCATCATAGGGCTCAGCGGGGGATCCCCCGAGGTGCAGGGCTATGCCGGAGACTATGTCTCGGTGCGGATCTGGAGCGCCCCGGCGGCCCTGTGCAACCTGGTCATCATGGGCTGGCTGCTGGGCATGCAGGATGCGCGCAGCCCCATGTTGCTGCTGATCCTGAGCAATCTGGTCAACATGGTGCTGGATGCCTGGTTCGTGCTGGGGCTCGGCTGGCAGGTCAGGGGGGTGGCAGCCGCCTCCCTGCTGGCGGACTACAGCTCGCTCGGGGTGGGGCTCTGGCTGGTGAGCCGCCGCCTGCACCATCTCTCGGCCGAGGTGTGGCAGGACGCCTGGTCGCGCTGGTGGCGATGGCCTGCGGTGCGGCGGCTGCTCGGGCTGAACAGGGACATCTTCATCCGCTCCCTCTGCCTGCAGCTCTGTTTCGCCTTCATGACCCTGCAGGGTGCCAGGCTGGGGGACGTGGCGGTGGCCGCCAATGCGGTGTTGCTCAACTTCCTGATGCTGATCTCCTACGGGCTGGACGGCTTCGCCTATGCGGTGGAAGCCATGGTGGGGCGCGCCATAGGACGGCGGGACAGGCAGGGGCTGCGGGAGGCCATAGTCCTCAACCTGGGCTGGGCCTTGCTGATCGCGCTCGCCTTCGCCCTGGGGTTTGCCCTGGGAGGGCGGCAGCTCATCGCCCATATCACCGATATCCCTGCGGTGATCGCCGAGGCAAACCGCCAACTGCCCTGGCTCATCGCCATGCCTTTGCTGGCGGTCTGGTGCTTCCTGCTGGATGGGGTCTTCATCGGGGCCACCCGGGCCCGGGAGATGCGCAACAGCATGCTGGTGGCGGTGTTTGCCGGCTTCTTCCCTATCTGGTGGTTGTGCCAGGGATGGGGCGTGGCGGCCTTGTGGGCCGCCATGGCGGCGCTGATGACAGGGCGGGGTCTGACCCTGGGCTGGCTATGCTGGCACCTGGAGCGCGACGGCCGCCTGCTGGGTCAAGGCCGGGAGCCCGCCTGA
- the ebgR gene encoding transcriptional regulator EbgR, which yields MATLKEIAQEAGVSQATVSRVLNEDPTLSVKEETRQKIFEIAERLEYKTSSARKGVHKSKLHFLAVYAYPQSTEVNDPYYLAIRYGIETQCARFNIELTHFYNGAEGRELCAVDGILVIGHLPEERLAALHSLSAQLVFVDCRSQGEFDSVDVDLALISQQVVDFFIAQGHGRIGYIGGQDEAPDLRELAFRDYGQRLGVVQESDLYRGDFSSASGYRLAKEMLAGDWPKALFVASDSIAIGVLRAIHEKGLAIPQQIELISVNDIPTAKFTFPPLSTVRIHSELMGSQGVNLLVERLRDERDIPLRVLVPSRLTLRGTTR from the coding sequence ATGGCCACGTTGAAGGAAATTGCACAGGAGGCGGGGGTGTCCCAGGCCACTGTGTCGCGGGTGCTCAATGAAGATCCGACGCTGAGCGTCAAGGAAGAGACCAGACAGAAGATCTTCGAGATTGCCGAGCGGCTGGAGTACAAGACCAGCAGCGCCCGCAAAGGGGTGCACAAGAGCAAGCTGCACTTTCTGGCGGTCTATGCCTATCCGCAGAGCACCGAGGTCAACGACCCCTACTATCTCGCCATTCGCTACGGCATCGAGACCCAGTGCGCCCGCTTCAACATAGAGCTGACCCATTTCTACAACGGCGCAGAGGGGCGTGAGCTCTGTGCCGTCGACGGCATCCTGGTGATCGGCCACCTGCCCGAGGAGCGCCTGGCCGCGCTCCATTCTCTCTCTGCCCAGCTGGTGTTCGTGGATTGCCGCTCCCAGGGGGAATTTGACTCCGTGGACGTGGATCTGGCGCTTATCAGCCAGCAGGTGGTGGACTTCTTCATCGCCCAGGGGCACGGCCGCATCGGTTATATAGGGGGTCAGGATGAGGCGCCGGACCTTCGTGAGCTAGCCTTTCGGGATTATGGCCAGCGGCTGGGAGTGGTGCAGGAGAGCGATCTCTATCGCGGCGATTTCTCCAGTGCCTCTGGCTACCGACTGGCGAAAGAGATGCTGGCAGGGGATTGGCCCAAGGCGCTGTTCGTCGCCTCCGACTCCATCGCCATCGGCGTGCTGAGAGCCATCCACGAGAAGGGATTGGCGATTCCCCAGCAGATCGAGCTCATCAGCGTCAACGATATCCCGACCGCCAAGTTCACCTTCCCGCCGCTCTCCACGGTGCGGATCCACTCCGAGTTGATGGGCTCACAGGGAGTCAATCTGCTGGTCGAACGGCTGCGTGATGAGCGCGATATACCCCTTCGGGTACTAGTGCCGAGCCGCCTGACTCTGCGTGGTACCACTCGCTAA
- the polA gene encoding DNA polymerase I: MAPSNPLILVDGSSYLYRAFFASQQADLRTSTGLPSGAVRVMANMMRSLRKQYPDSHVAVVFDAKGKTFRDDIYPEYKATRASMPDDLRSQVAPIHQMIKAMGFPFLMVEGVEADDVIGTLARQATEKQLPVLISTGDKDMAQLVSDHVTLIDTMKDVKTDREGVIEKFGVPPELIIDYLALMGDKVDNIPGMAGVGEKTAQALLQGIGSIDQIAANLDKVAALGFRGSKAFADKFREQEEQVRLSYQLATIKTDVALEQSLEELELGPIDKESLLAVYREYELRNLIKELESGGEEGAGQEEVADDAAAPVAVIETDYRCILEEAEFDDWLAQLQAAPLFAFDTETTSLDYMEARVVGVSFAIEPGKAAYVPFGHDYLGAPTQLTEQQVLGKLKPLLEDPARPKIGQNLKYDRNVLQNHGIDLQGIAFDTMLESYVLNSTASRHDMDSLARKYLGVDTISFEEIAGKGAKQLTFNQIELEQAAPYAAEDADITLRLHQTLWGELSKQPTLAKVFTEIELPLLPVLARMELMGTTIDPKLLHQQSQEIEVRLAELERQAHELAGQEFNLSSPKQLGEILFVKLGLPVLKKTPKGAPSTAEEVLAELAETYDLPRLLMEHRGLAKLKSTYTDKLPLMIKPQTGRVHTSYHQAVAATGRLSSTDPNLQNIPVRNEQGRRIRQAFIPSAGYKLVAADYSQIELRIMAHLSGDQGLLTAFAEGKDIHKATAAEVFGAALDAVTTDMRRSAKAINFGLIYGMSAFGLAKQLGIGRAEAQKYMDLYFERYPGVLEYMERTRQQAEAQGYVETLFGRRLYLPDIKSRNAGLRKAAERAAINAPMQGTAADIIKRAMIAVDGWIRGITDGSIHMLMQVHDELVFEIREEKLEEYIALIKEKMSAAAELHVPLVVEAGTGDNWDQAH, from the coding sequence ATGGCCCCTAGCAATCCCCTTATCTTGGTCGACGGCTCTTCATATCTTTATCGCGCCTTCTTCGCCTCCCAGCAGGCCGATCTGCGCACATCGACCGGTTTGCCAAGCGGCGCCGTCCGGGTGATGGCCAACATGATGCGCAGCCTGCGCAAGCAATACCCCGACAGCCATGTGGCCGTGGTGTTCGACGCCAAGGGCAAGACCTTCCGTGACGACATCTACCCGGAGTACAAGGCGACCCGCGCCAGCATGCCGGACGATCTGCGCAGCCAGGTCGCTCCCATTCACCAGATGATCAAGGCGATGGGCTTCCCCTTCCTGATGGTCGAAGGGGTCGAGGCCGACGACGTGATCGGCACGCTCGCCCGCCAGGCGACCGAGAAACAGCTGCCCGTGCTCATCAGCACCGGCGACAAGGACATGGCGCAGCTGGTCTCCGACCATGTCACCCTGATCGACACCATGAAGGATGTGAAGACCGATCGGGAAGGGGTGATCGAGAAGTTCGGCGTGCCCCCCGAGCTCATCATCGACTACCTGGCCCTGATGGGTGACAAGGTGGACAACATTCCCGGCATGGCAGGGGTGGGTGAGAAGACGGCCCAGGCGCTGTTGCAGGGGATAGGCAGCATCGATCAGATCGCCGCCAACCTGGACAAGGTCGCCGCCCTCGGCTTTCGTGGCTCCAAGGCGTTTGCCGACAAGTTCCGCGAGCAGGAAGAGCAGGTACGCCTCTCCTACCAGCTGGCAACCATCAAGACCGACGTGGCGCTGGAGCAGAGTCTCGAAGAGCTGGAGCTGGGCCCGATCGATAAGGAGTCCCTGCTGGCGGTCTACCGTGAGTACGAACTGCGGAACCTGATCAAGGAGCTGGAGTCCGGTGGTGAAGAGGGCGCCGGGCAGGAAGAGGTCGCTGATGATGCCGCTGCTCCTGTTGCCGTCATCGAAACCGACTACCGCTGCATCCTGGAGGAGGCCGAGTTCGACGACTGGCTGGCACAGTTGCAGGCGGCGCCACTGTTTGCCTTCGACACCGAGACCACCAGTCTCGACTACATGGAGGCGCGAGTGGTCGGCGTGTCGTTCGCCATCGAGCCGGGCAAGGCGGCCTATGTTCCCTTCGGCCACGACTATCTGGGGGCGCCGACCCAGCTGACCGAACAGCAGGTGCTGGGCAAGCTCAAGCCGCTGCTGGAAGATCCTGCTCGTCCAAAGATTGGCCAGAACCTCAAGTACGATCGCAACGTGCTGCAGAACCACGGCATCGATCTGCAGGGCATCGCCTTCGACACCATGCTCGAATCCTATGTGCTCAACTCCACCGCCAGCCGCCACGACATGGACTCCCTGGCCAGGAAGTATCTGGGCGTCGACACCATCTCGTTCGAAGAGATCGCCGGCAAGGGGGCCAAGCAGCTCACCTTCAACCAGATCGAACTGGAGCAGGCCGCACCCTATGCGGCGGAAGATGCCGACATCACCCTGCGCCTGCACCAGACGCTGTGGGGCGAACTGAGCAAACAGCCCACGCTTGCCAAGGTATTCACCGAGATCGAACTGCCCCTGCTGCCGGTGCTGGCCAGGATGGAGCTGATGGGTACCACCATAGATCCCAAGTTGCTGCACCAGCAGAGCCAGGAGATCGAAGTACGTCTGGCGGAGCTGGAGCGGCAGGCGCACGAGCTGGCCGGGCAGGAGTTCAACCTCTCCTCGCCCAAGCAGCTCGGCGAGATACTGTTCGTCAAGCTGGGGCTGCCCGTCCTCAAGAAGACCCCCAAGGGCGCCCCGTCCACCGCCGAAGAGGTGCTGGCGGAATTGGCGGAGACCTATGATCTGCCGCGCCTGCTGATGGAGCACCGCGGTCTCGCCAAGCTCAAGTCCACCTATACCGACAAGCTGCCGCTGATGATCAAGCCCCAGACCGGGCGGGTGCACACCTCCTATCATCAGGCGGTGGCGGCGACCGGCCGGCTCTCCTCCACCGATCCCAACCTGCAGAACATCCCTGTGCGCAACGAGCAGGGGCGCCGGATCCGGCAGGCCTTCATCCCGAGCGCCGGTTACAAGCTGGTGGCGGCGGACTATTCCCAGATTGAGCTGCGCATCATGGCGCACCTCTCCGGTGACCAGGGCTTGCTGACCGCCTTTGCCGAGGGCAAGGACATCCACAAGGCGACCGCCGCCGAGGTGTTCGGCGCGGCGCTCGATGCGGTCACCACAGACATGCGCCGCAGCGCCAAGGCGATCAACTTCGGCCTCATCTATGGCATGAGTGCCTTCGGTCTGGCCAAGCAGCTGGGGATCGGCCGTGCCGAGGCGCAGAAGTACATGGATCTCTACTTCGAACGCTACCCGGGCGTGCTGGAGTACATGGAGCGCACCCGCCAGCAGGCGGAAGCCCAGGGCTATGTCGAGACCCTGTTCGGCCGTCGCCTCTACCTGCCGGACATCAAGTCCCGCAACGCCGGCCTGCGCAAGGCGGCGGAGCGGGCGGCGATCAACGCTCCCATGCAGGGCACGGCCGCCGACATCATCAAGCGCGCCATGATCGCCGTCGATGGCTGGATCCGGGGCATTACCGATGGCTCCATCCACATGCTGATGCAGGTTCACGATGAACTGGTGTTCGAGATCCGCGAGGAGAAGCTGGAGGAGTACATCGCCCTCATCAAGGAGAAGATGTCCGCGGCAGCCGAGCTGCATGTGCCGCTGGTGGTGGAAGCCGGAACCGGTGACAACTGGGATCAGGCCCACTGA